Proteins from a genomic interval of Lacticaseibacillus pabuli:
- a CDS encoding Asp23/Gls24 family envelope stress response protein has product MAEDTNIILTGRDGLDGTIEIVPEVLEVILGIAAVSVDGVYQMRGSLASSINALFGRVNRGKGVAVQVEDDHITAEVYVYLDYGVSVPKVALKLQETLREQLLYMTDLDLAEVNIHVVGVVPEKTEKVKPEDLFKDTEETE; this is encoded by the coding sequence ATGGCTGAAGATACAAACATCATCCTGACAGGTCGCGACGGTTTGGATGGCACCATCGAAATCGTTCCTGAAGTGCTTGAAGTCATTTTGGGTATCGCGGCGGTGAGCGTCGACGGCGTTTACCAAATGCGCGGTAGCCTGGCATCGAGTATCAACGCACTGTTTGGTCGTGTGAACCGCGGCAAGGGTGTTGCCGTTCAGGTCGAAGACGATCACATTACGGCAGAAGTGTACGTATACTTGGACTACGGGGTTTCCGTACCCAAGGTTGCACTGAAGCTGCAGGAGACGCTACGTGAACAGCTGCTTTACATGACCGACCTTGATCTCGCGGAGGTCAACATCCACGTGGTTGGCGTCGTTCCAGAAAAAACAGAAAAAGTTAAGCCCGAAGATTTATTTAAGGACACAGAGGAAACTGAATAA
- a CDS encoding exodeoxyribonuclease VII small subunit encodes MAEQKEQTFEEQLTQLEDIVGQLERGDVPLEKALAQFQTGVQLAGKLDKTLKNAEAAVAKVMTPEGELKDFTEDDKSAK; translated from the coding sequence ATGGCTGAACAAAAAGAACAAACATTTGAGGAACAACTCACGCAGCTCGAAGACATCGTCGGACAACTTGAACGCGGCGATGTGCCGCTGGAGAAGGCCCTGGCGCAATTCCAAACAGGGGTGCAACTTGCCGGTAAGTTAGACAAGACGCTGAAAAACGCTGAAGCGGCAGTCGCTAAGGTGATGACTCCTGAGGGCGAGTTAAAGGACTTCACAGAAGATGACAAATCCGCTAAGTAA
- the xseA gene encoding exodeoxyribonuclease VII large subunit — MDRSQYLSVSALTTYIGRKFTQDPYMQRVYVVGEVSNFRQRPGHQYFSLKDDSAKIGVAMFKSAFAKVKFKLEEGMKVLAVGRIGVYAPSGNYQMTIERLEPDGVGALYAAFQQLNEQLSKEGLYQVHHEWPLTRFPKRVAVVTSPSGAVIHDIMTTVARRYPSLEIVLFPAQVQGDAASGDIVRQLQRVNEMPGFDSVIVGRGGGSIEDLWPFNTEEVARQIAAMKIPVVSSVGHETDTTIADYVADYRAATPTAAAEYVTPLTAADVQRGVQQLEARMVRAQAARLQNLRARLTKSQNSVMLTQPDRIYDGYLQRVDQLRLRLAAGLPRRIEQLASREQLLRNRLARTGLQQRLQSNDDRLSQDGRRLVNAQNQFLQQQRQRVQRATAALDHLSPLKTMGRGYAYVTADDGAILQKNADYQVGATVNIHTVDGQVNAKVTGKEEQHG, encoded by the coding sequence ATGGACCGTAGTCAGTATCTCAGTGTGTCGGCTTTAACAACTTACATTGGCCGCAAGTTTACCCAGGATCCGTATATGCAACGTGTTTACGTGGTGGGCGAAGTCTCGAACTTTCGCCAGCGCCCGGGACATCAGTACTTTTCGCTCAAGGACGATTCCGCTAAAATCGGCGTTGCCATGTTTAAGTCGGCCTTTGCGAAGGTCAAGTTTAAGCTCGAAGAAGGCATGAAGGTGCTTGCGGTCGGCCGGATTGGCGTGTATGCGCCCAGCGGCAATTATCAGATGACCATCGAGCGCCTTGAACCAGACGGTGTCGGGGCTCTCTACGCGGCCTTTCAGCAGTTAAACGAGCAGCTGAGCAAAGAGGGACTGTATCAGGTCCACCACGAGTGGCCGCTGACACGGTTCCCTAAACGCGTGGCCGTAGTGACGAGTCCCAGTGGTGCGGTCATTCACGATATTATGACGACCGTGGCGCGGCGCTACCCATCCCTTGAGATTGTGCTGTTTCCGGCGCAGGTGCAAGGCGATGCGGCGAGTGGTGACATCGTGCGTCAGCTCCAACGGGTGAACGAGATGCCAGGATTTGATTCGGTTATCGTCGGTCGTGGTGGGGGCTCGATTGAGGACCTCTGGCCGTTCAACACGGAAGAGGTGGCCCGCCAGATTGCGGCAATGAAGATTCCCGTTGTTTCTTCTGTTGGTCACGAAACAGATACCACAATTGCGGATTACGTTGCGGATTATCGTGCCGCAACGCCAACTGCCGCGGCGGAATACGTCACGCCACTAACGGCGGCCGATGTGCAACGAGGTGTTCAGCAGCTCGAAGCCCGGATGGTGCGGGCTCAGGCGGCGCGGCTGCAAAATCTGCGTGCGCGGCTAACCAAGAGTCAAAACAGCGTGATGCTGACGCAACCAGACCGCATCTATGATGGGTATTTGCAGCGGGTGGATCAGTTGCGGCTTCGCTTAGCGGCAGGTTTGCCGCGTCGTATCGAACAGCTGGCCAGTCGCGAGCAGTTGCTCCGCAATCGCCTCGCACGAACGGGCCTGCAGCAGCGGCTACAGTCGAACGACGACCGCTTGTCTCAGGATGGTCGGCGGCTGGTTAATGCGCAGAATCAATTCCTGCAACAACAGCGTCAACGTGTGCAGCGCGCAACTGCGGCGTTGGATCACCTGAGCCCATTGAAAACGATGGGCCGCGGTTACGCGTACGTCACCGCAGATGATGGTGCCATTTTACAAAAGAACGCGGATTACCAGGTTGGCGCGACGGTCAATATTCACACGGTAGATGGCCAGGTTAACGCCAAGGTCACCGGCAAGGAGGAACAGCATGGCTGA
- a CDS encoding polyprenyl synthetase family protein: MTNPLSNFSRAVIPGLETYMNAQIKASHDAHLAEAMAYSLDAGGKRLRPLLLLATVDALGGDVRVAYPAAAALEFIHTYSLIHDDLPAMDNSDLRRGKPSNHVRFDEATAILAGDALLTDAFVCLSDYAGPATQLQELLRILATAAGSRGMVAGQQMDLDGSNQHLSTEQLQHLNAHKTGALIHGAVAMGAVIGNAPTRTSEHLQDFATAFGLGFQLKDDIDDATETTAQLGKPADQDEHNGKNTYVELLGLDGARAQLVKYAKQADAALGRVRGDTAVLMSIADYLKREK; the protein is encoded by the coding sequence ATGACAAATCCGCTAAGTAACTTTTCCAGGGCGGTCATCCCCGGCCTCGAAACGTACATGAATGCTCAAATTAAGGCGAGCCACGACGCGCACCTGGCCGAGGCGATGGCCTATTCACTCGACGCGGGTGGCAAGCGGCTCCGGCCACTGCTGCTGTTGGCGACAGTGGATGCACTCGGCGGGGATGTGCGTGTTGCATACCCAGCCGCTGCGGCATTGGAGTTCATTCACACCTACTCCTTAATTCATGACGACTTGCCGGCAATGGATAATTCAGACTTGCGGCGCGGCAAGCCCAGCAATCACGTGCGTTTTGATGAAGCAACCGCGATTTTGGCAGGAGATGCCTTACTCACGGATGCCTTTGTCTGCTTGAGTGATTACGCCGGTCCGGCAACCCAACTGCAGGAACTACTGCGCATCCTTGCAACAGCTGCGGGTTCACGGGGCATGGTGGCTGGACAGCAGATGGATCTGGACGGCAGCAATCAGCATCTCAGCACGGAGCAGCTGCAACATTTGAACGCTCACAAGACCGGCGCATTAATTCACGGCGCGGTGGCGATGGGCGCAGTTATTGGAAACGCACCAACGCGGACAAGTGAGCATTTGCAAGACTTCGCGACCGCATTTGGCCTGGGCTTTCAGCTTAAGGACGATATTGATGACGCGACGGAAACGACGGCACAACTCGGCAAGCCAGCAGACCAAGACGAACATAATGGTAAAAACACTTATGTTGAATTGTTAGGCCTGGATGGTGCGCGCGCGCAGCTGGTAAAGTATGCGAAGCAAGCAGATGCCGCACTCGGACGTGTTCGGGGTGACACCGCGGTCCTGATGAGCATTGCAGATTATTTGAAACGGGAGAAATAA
- the nusB gene encoding transcription antitermination factor NusB, whose translation MLNRHEIREAAFKALFAIDKNPDADRDVTYAAVLPEDEVIPGYMLQLIDGVSEHTADLDEKLSGKLKSGWTLSRISKTDLIILRLGLYEIQYEDDLPDKSAINEAVEIAKTYADEQSAKFINGVLANFISAQEA comes from the coding sequence ATGCTTAATCGTCATGAGATTCGCGAGGCGGCGTTTAAGGCCCTCTTCGCAATTGATAAAAATCCCGATGCAGATCGGGACGTTACCTACGCTGCCGTATTGCCTGAAGATGAGGTCATTCCTGGCTACATGCTCCAGCTGATTGACGGTGTATCCGAGCACACGGCTGACCTTGATGAAAAGCTCAGCGGTAAGCTCAAGTCTGGCTGGACTTTGAGCCGGATTTCCAAGACAGACCTGATTATTTTGCGTCTGGGCTTGTACGAAATTCAGTACGAGGATGACCTGCCAGACAAATCAGCAATTAACGAAGCTGTCGAGATTGCAAAGACCTACGCCGACGAACAATCGGCCAAGTTCATTAATGGTGTCTTGGCTAACTTCATTAGTGCTCAGGAAGCATAG